A portion of the Acidobacteriota bacterium genome contains these proteins:
- a CDS encoding helix-turn-helix domain-containing protein, giving the protein MGPIQTPADEHWSFVDLSESTPIGTWRIVLAFPEGPLAEQVEAVWSSEGVDCFEEQEILPRTRTEVLFCVTDRHWLREEARGAEDLAFETSFVSGLQQKPLRVESPPNAQMCGVRLRPAGVANFLRDTPRAIAGEVVELDGLLGPQVERLRSQVVESRDLEHRTRLLAGAVERHLAPSPPLSAAVRFGLQSLHESDGSTPIREIVRATGFSHRYVTERFRDEIGLSPKAYARLVRFESAFERLQQVDSVHWAEFALDAGYYDQAHLVRDFRQLSGATPTEVFRRRSPDGLGLLNEEDTATLRGAQDNSASGSQARS; this is encoded by the coding sequence ATGGGTCCCATTCAAACACCGGCCGACGAGCACTGGAGTTTCGTCGATCTCTCCGAGTCGACGCCCATCGGCACCTGGCGTATCGTGCTCGCCTTTCCCGAAGGTCCACTGGCGGAGCAGGTGGAGGCGGTGTGGAGCAGCGAGGGAGTCGACTGCTTCGAGGAGCAGGAGATTCTGCCGCGCACCCGCACGGAGGTGCTGTTCTGCGTCACCGATCGCCACTGGCTGCGGGAGGAGGCGCGGGGAGCGGAGGATCTGGCCTTTGAGACGAGTTTTGTGTCCGGCCTACAGCAGAAACCGCTCCGGGTGGAGTCGCCGCCCAACGCGCAGATGTGCGGGGTGCGCCTGCGGCCCGCCGGGGTCGCCAACTTCCTGCGCGATACGCCGCGCGCCATCGCCGGCGAGGTGGTCGAACTGGACGGCCTGCTCGGACCGCAGGTGGAGCGCCTGCGGTCTCAGGTGGTGGAGAGCCGCGACCTCGAACACCGCACCCGGCTCCTCGCCGGAGCCGTGGAGCGCCATCTCGCACCGTCACCGCCCCTATCGGCGGCGGTGCGCTTCGGCCTGCAGAGCCTCCATGAGAGCGACGGCAGCACGCCGATCCGGGAGATTGTGCGGGCCACGGGGTTCAGCCATCGCTATGTGACCGAGCGCTTCCGGGACGAGATCGGCCTGTCCCCAAAAGCCTATGCGCGCCTGGTCCGCTTCGAATCGGCCTTCGAGCGCCTCCAGCAGGTCGACTCCGTCCACTGGGCGGAGTTCGCCCTCGACGCCGGGTACTACGATCAGGCCCATCTGGTGCGGGACTTCCGGCAACTCTCCGGGGCGACGCCGACGGAGGTGTTCCGTCGCCGCTCGCCGGACGGCCTGGGGCTGCTCAACGAAGAAGACACGGCGACCCTCCGCGGAGCGCAAGACAACTCCGCGTCAGGGTCTCAAGCCCGCTCGTAG
- a CDS encoding DUF1761 domain-containing protein yields the protein METTVAETAPFMPSLLKVAVAALTSFVLGGVWYGALFANAWQRQVGLSDEQLESADKVRTFGVSYVLTFIAAWVFAMFLGPQPAPAFAIGVGALAGLCWVGASFGINDLFELRPFKLWAINTGYHTLAFTLFGVVFGLWH from the coding sequence ATGGAAACCACCGTCGCCGAAACCGCACCGTTCATGCCCTCGCTCCTCAAGGTCGCCGTCGCCGCGCTGACCAGCTTCGTTCTCGGTGGAGTTTGGTACGGCGCGCTCTTCGCCAACGCCTGGCAGCGCCAGGTGGGCCTGTCCGACGAGCAGCTCGAATCCGCCGACAAGGTCCGCACCTTCGGCGTCTCCTACGTGTTGACCTTTATCGCCGCTTGGGTCTTCGCCATGTTCCTGGGTCCGCAGCCGGCGCCGGCCTTCGCCATCGGTGTGGGCGCCCTCGCGGGGCTCTGCTGGGTGGGGGCTTCGTTCGGAATCAACGATCTGTTCGAGCTGCGCCCTTTCAAGCTGTGGGCGATCAATACCGGCTACCACACCCTGGCGTTCACCCTCTTCGGGGTGGTCTTCGGCCTCTGGCATTGA
- a CDS encoding DUF4287 domain-containing protein, with amino-acid sequence MAKSPEEMQQAMIANLSEKTGRPLDEWIGLVRGTGLDKHGKIVAWLKGEHGMTHGYANLVSHLARAGDRPAAAPVDLVEAQYGGRKADLRPIYDDLAAAVEGFGSDVELSPKKTYVSLRRSKQFGLIQPSTATRVDVGIQLAGDQPTERLEASGSFNGMVSHRVRVTARDQVDEQLIGWLREAYERA; translated from the coding sequence ATGGCCAAATCCCCGGAGGAAATGCAGCAGGCGATGATCGCGAACCTGTCCGAGAAGACCGGCCGCCCCCTCGACGAGTGGATCGGTCTGGTGCGCGGTACCGGTTTGGACAAGCACGGCAAGATCGTCGCCTGGCTCAAGGGTGAACACGGCATGACCCACGGCTACGCCAATCTGGTGTCCCACCTGGCGCGCGCCGGCGACCGACCGGCGGCGGCTCCGGTCGACCTGGTGGAGGCTCAGTATGGCGGCAGGAAGGCGGACCTGCGACCGATCTACGACGACCTCGCGGCGGCCGTCGAGGGCTTCGGCTCGGATGTCGAACTGTCGCCCAAGAAGACCTATGTGAGTCTGCGGCGGAGCAAGCAGTTCGGTCTGATCCAGCCTTCCACCGCTACCCGGGTGGACGTCGGCATCCAGCTCGCCGGCGACCAGCCCACGGAGCGGCTGGAGGCGTCGGGCAGCTTCAACGGCATGGTCTCCCACCGGGTGCGGGTGACGGCTCGGGACCAGGTCGACGAGCAGTTGATCGGTTGGTTGCGCGAGGCCTACGAGCGGGCTTGA